TCCCTCGCCTTCAACAAGTCCCTCGTCACTTCCACGACATCCAGCATCCTCGTCCTCGAACTCGACGGATCGATCTCCTCCCTCAATCCCGCCGCCGAATACATGCTCGGCTACACCCAGCCCGACCTCGTCGGAAAATCCATCACCCTCCTCCACGATCCCATTGAGCTTCTAGAGCGCTCCCGCCAGCTCTCCAGCTACTTCGAGCGCGAGATCTCCCCTGACAGCAACGTACTCTTCGCCCGCCCGCAAGCCGGCCTCCACGAAGCCGGCGAGTGGACCTGGATCTGCCGCAACGGCGTCCGCATCCCAGTCCAGCTCACCATCAACCCCGTCCACGACGAGGACGGCGTCATCATCGCCTTCATGGGCACCTCCTTCGACCTCACCGACCGCAAGCAGACCGACCAGTACATCTACCACATCGCCCACCACGACCCGCTCACCGGCCTCGCCGGCCGAACCCTCCTCCGCGAGCAGATCCAGCTCGCCGCCGAGCGCAGCGAACGCACCCATGCCCTCTTCAGCGTCCTGATGGTCGACCTCGACCACTTCAAGCGCGTCAACGACTCCCTCGGCCACGAGACCGGCGACATGGTCCTCCGCGAAGTCGCCTTCCGCCTCCGTGACTCCGTCCGCAAGTCCGACACCGTCGCCCGTTTCTCCGGCGACCAGTTCGTCATACTTCTCGACGGCGTCTCCGGCCGGATCGAAGCCGAAGCGATCGCCCACAAGGTCACGGAGGCCTTCGCCCGCCCCATCCACGTCGGCGGCCAGCAGGTCATCCTCACCGCCAGCATCGGCCTCAGCATGTATCCCGAGAGCGCCTCGCCCGAAGAGCTCCTCAAGCACGCCGACATCGCCCTCCACCACGGCAAGACCACCGGCCGCAACGGCCTCGCCGTCTTCACCCCCGAGCTCGGCCGTCTCCTCCACGACCGTCTCCGCCTCGAATCAGCCCTCCGCACCGCCCTCGAGCGCCACGAGCTCTTCCTCGTCTACCAGCCCCAGATCTCCCTCTCCACCCACCGCCTCGTCGGCGTCGAAGCCCTCCTCCGCTGGCGCAGCCCCGAATTCGGCCTCGTCATGCCCAACACCTTCATCCCCCTCGCCGAGGAAACCGGCCTCATCGTCGCCATCGGAGCCTGGTGTCTCGAGTGCGCCTGCCAGGAGATCGCAGCCCTCCAGCGTCAGGTCGGCAACACCATCTCCGTCGCCGTCAACCTCTCTCCCAGCCAGCTCCACGAAGAACACTTCCTCGAAACTGTCGAGCGCGCTCTCACCGTCAGCGGCCTCATCCCCTCCAGCCTCGAGGTCGAGATCACCGAGCGCCTCCTCATGAGCGACTCCGAAGAATCCCTCCAGATCGTCGAGCGCGTCCAGTCCCTCGGCGTCACCACCGCCATCGACGACTTCGGCACCGGCTTCTCCAACATGTCCTACATCACCCGTTTCAAGGTCGACCGCCTCAAGATCGACCGCTCCTTCGTCTCCCGCTGCCTCTCCGACGCCAACTCCCTCGCTGTCACCACCGCCATCATCGCCCTCGCCCACTCCCTCAACATGGAGGTCATCGCCGAAGGCGTCGAGTCCGTCGAACAGGCCGTCATGCTCCGCGCCCTCGAGTGCGACTCCGCCCAGGGCTACCTTTTCGCCCACCCCCTCACCCTCCCCGAGATCACCTCCTACTCCCGCTCCATGCACGACTTCGACGAAAACACCGAAGCCCCCGGACTCTGGATGTACCGAACCCCCGCCTCCCCAGGCCCCGTCACGTTCGACGCCTGAGCCCTCGCATCACCGTTGCCTCCCAAGCTTTTGCCGTTGTCTTTCTGGTTATCATTCCCGCAGGAAATCTGCGTTTGCCGTTAGCTCAACCCCGCAAATCCCTCAACGCCACTGACGCCGCCCCATACCCACACATCC
This genomic window from Granulicella sibirica contains:
- a CDS encoding putative bifunctional diguanylate cyclase/phosphodiesterase, whose product is MHISLEQRGLRSAAIASASLLPAWTGRLITLARRRLAGSSNETRLSAAMDISPTAVFLHDAVRDDSGRLTGFRFNYLNSAAERLIGHPRAYLKGKLVTEVHPASDLPLYQRVLDSNEPTLVERECSLPGRPKTVLRMHLSPLPNGLLLTCEDITAERRLARSLAFNKSLVTSTTSSILVLELDGSISSLNPAAEYMLGYTQPDLVGKSITLLHDPIELLERSRQLSSYFEREISPDSNVLFARPQAGLHEAGEWTWICRNGVRIPVQLTINPVHDEDGVIIAFMGTSFDLTDRKQTDQYIYHIAHHDPLTGLAGRTLLREQIQLAAERSERTHALFSVLMVDLDHFKRVNDSLGHETGDMVLREVAFRLRDSVRKSDTVARFSGDQFVILLDGVSGRIEAEAIAHKVTEAFARPIHVGGQQVILTASIGLSMYPESASPEELLKHADIALHHGKTTGRNGLAVFTPELGRLLHDRLRLESALRTALERHELFLVYQPQISLSTHRLVGVEALLRWRSPEFGLVMPNTFIPLAEETGLIVAIGAWCLECACQEIAALQRQVGNTISVAVNLSPSQLHEEHFLETVERALTVSGLIPSSLEVEITERLLMSDSEESLQIVERVQSLGVTTAIDDFGTGFSNMSYITRFKVDRLKIDRSFVSRCLSDANSLAVTTAIIALAHSLNMEVIAEGVESVEQAVMLRALECDSAQGYLFAHPLTLPEITSYSRSMHDFDENTEAPGLWMYRTPASPGPVTFDA